From Vibrio crassostreae, one genomic window encodes:
- the glmU gene encoding bifunctional UDP-N-acetylglucosamine diphosphorylase/glucosamine-1-phosphate N-acetyltransferase GlmU — protein MKFSAVILAAGKGTRMYSNTPKVLHTLAGKPMVKHVIDTCNGLGAQNINLVYGHGGDQMKATLAEESVNWALQAEQLGTGHAVDQASAHFADDEKVLVLYGDVPLISPETIENLLDAQPNGGIALLTVVLDNPMGYGRIIRRNGPVVAIVEQKDATDEQKLIKEINTGVMVATGGDLKRWLSGLSNDNAQGEYYLTDVIAAAHDEGRAVEAVHPVSPIEVEGVNDRSQLARLERAYQAEQADKLLKQGVMLRDPSRFDLRGELQCGMDVEIDTNVIIEGSVSIGDNVVIGTGCVLKDCEIDDNTIVRPYSVIEGATVGEDCTVGPFTRLRPGADMRNNSHVGNFVEVKNTCLGEGSKANHLTYLGDAEIGQRVNVGAGAITCNYDGANKFKTIIGDDVFVGSDSQLIAPVTIGNGATVGAGSTVTRDVSENELVISRAKERKIADWKRPTKKK, from the coding sequence ATGAAGTTTAGCGCGGTAATTCTCGCGGCGGGCAAAGGCACTCGCATGTATTCAAACACACCAAAGGTTCTGCACACACTTGCAGGTAAGCCAATGGTGAAGCATGTTATCGATACCTGTAATGGTTTAGGCGCTCAAAATATCAACCTGGTTTACGGCCACGGTGGTGATCAGATGAAGGCTACTCTAGCTGAAGAATCTGTAAATTGGGCACTGCAAGCTGAGCAGCTAGGTACAGGCCACGCGGTGGATCAAGCATCTGCACATTTCGCTGATGATGAAAAAGTATTGGTACTGTACGGTGATGTTCCACTGATCTCACCTGAAACCATTGAAAACCTATTAGACGCCCAACCAAACGGTGGCATCGCGCTACTTACGGTCGTGTTAGACAACCCAATGGGCTACGGACGTATTATTCGTCGTAATGGCCCTGTTGTGGCTATCGTTGAGCAGAAAGATGCAACCGATGAGCAGAAGCTTATCAAAGAGATCAACACCGGCGTTATGGTTGCTACTGGTGGTGATCTGAAGCGTTGGTTGTCTGGCCTAAGTAACGACAACGCACAAGGCGAATACTACCTGACTGACGTTATTGCTGCGGCTCACGATGAAGGTCGTGCAGTTGAAGCTGTACACCCAGTAAGCCCAATTGAAGTGGAAGGCGTGAACGACCGCTCTCAACTTGCTCGTCTAGAGCGCGCTTACCAAGCTGAGCAAGCTGATAAGCTATTGAAGCAAGGCGTAATGCTTCGCGACCCAAGCCGTTTTGATCTGCGTGGTGAACTGCAGTGCGGTATGGATGTTGAGATTGATACTAATGTTATCATCGAAGGCAGCGTAAGCATTGGCGACAACGTGGTTATCGGCACCGGTTGTGTCTTGAAAGACTGTGAGATCGATGACAACACCATCGTGCGTCCATACAGCGTAATTGAAGGTGCAACGGTCGGTGAAGACTGTACGGTTGGTCCTTTTACTCGTCTACGTCCTGGCGCTGACATGCGTAATAACTCGCACGTCGGTAACTTCGTAGAAGTGAAAAATACTTGTCTTGGTGAGGGTTCGAAAGCGAACCACTTAACGTATCTAGGCGATGCTGAAATTGGCCAGCGTGTAAACGTGGGTGCGGGTGCAATTACTTGTAACTACGATGGCGCGAATAAGTTTAAGACCATCATTGGCGACGACGTATTCGTTGGTTCAGATAGCCAATTAATAGCGCCTGTTACGATTGGTAATGGTGCTACCGTTGGTGCTGGCTCTACAGTAACGCGCGATGTTTCTGAAAATGAGTTAGTTATCAGCCGTGCTAAAGAACGTAAGATTGCTGATTGGAAACGTCCAACTAAGAAAAAGTAG